A window of the Vibrio pomeroyi genome harbors these coding sequences:
- a CDS encoding DEAD/DEAH box helicase encodes MSFDNLTLNAKTVAAIPSQFDKPTEIQQAVIPTIIAGKDVLALAQTGSGKTLAFGLPLLNNINHDVNELQALVIVPTRELASQVAESLEPIATALNISTITLTGGVNTDDQQQQLLTKPQIAIATPGRLLAVIKSGELELTQCVSLVLDEADRLIDMGFWLDIQAITAALPAKRQSLLFSATLPPELVNQAETLLSNPEKITTHQENSVVETIEETLYLVNKGSKAQALIALLNQNQWPQVLVFIGAKDNADALTKRLNKAKISVSALHGNKSQEERAQALESFKNGETRVLIATDVMARGIHIDQLPVVINFELPSHSATYVHRVGRTARAGSAGCAISLVSHSENEHLNAIRTMTNKPLPLQSLEGFPVTDKPASESTARKRPPKDKMANRRTAKKKSIKQFESKPNSSK; translated from the coding sequence ATGTCATTTGATAACCTAACCCTTAACGCAAAAACCGTCGCGGCGATACCATCTCAATTCGATAAACCAACAGAGATACAACAAGCGGTAATTCCTACGATTATTGCCGGGAAAGACGTGCTGGCGTTGGCTCAAACGGGTAGCGGGAAAACATTGGCGTTTGGCTTACCTTTGCTGAACAACATCAACCATGATGTAAATGAACTGCAAGCACTGGTTATCGTTCCAACACGTGAACTTGCGTCTCAAGTCGCTGAGTCTTTAGAACCGATCGCAACGGCTCTTAATATCAGTACGATTACGTTGACGGGCGGTGTGAACACGGATGACCAACAGCAGCAATTATTAACCAAACCACAGATTGCTATCGCAACACCGGGCCGCTTGCTGGCTGTCATCAAGAGTGGTGAATTGGAGTTAACTCAATGTGTGTCATTGGTTCTTGATGAAGCCGACCGATTGATCGACATGGGCTTTTGGCTAGATATTCAAGCGATCACCGCAGCTCTGCCAGCGAAGCGCCAGTCATTGCTATTCTCTGCAACGCTTCCACCTGAGTTAGTCAACCAGGCTGAAACGCTTTTATCAAATCCAGAGAAGATCACAACGCATCAAGAAAACAGCGTTGTCGAAACGATTGAAGAAACACTGTATCTCGTGAACAAAGGCAGCAAGGCTCAAGCACTGATTGCTCTACTTAATCAAAACCAATGGCCACAGGTGCTGGTTTTTATTGGCGCCAAAGACAATGCAGACGCATTAACCAAGCGATTGAACAAAGCTAAGATCAGCGTGAGTGCGTTACATGGCAACAAGAGCCAAGAAGAGCGCGCGCAGGCATTAGAGAGTTTCAAAAATGGCGAAACTCGCGTGCTTATCGCAACCGATGTGATGGCTCGTGGCATCCATATTGATCAGCTACCTGTTGTGATCAACTTTGAATTGCCTTCTCACTCAGCAACTTATGTGCATCGCGTAGGAAGAACAGCGAGAGCAGGAAGCGCAGGCTGTGCTATCTCGCTAGTTAGCCACAGTGAAAACGAACACCTCAATGCGATTCGAACTATGACCAATAAGCCACTGCCGTTGCAATCGTTGGAAGGTTTCCCTGTGACCGATAAACCAGCATCAGAATCAACGGCTCGTAAGCGTCCGCCAAAAGACAAAATGGCCAACCGACGAACAGCAAAGAAGAAGAGCATCAAACAATTTGAGAGCAAGCCAAACAGCTCAAAGTAA
- a CDS encoding LysE family translocator: MSWDSIWLFIVIVFFIAIIPGPNALLVLSTALTQRKLFAFVNVLGVSCGFFFHAFISANGISLLLSKTPMAFEGLKWAGVLYLIWLGYNHFRAALRAQEGVLSVVSASGSKLYHQFLKGLLTNLLNPKIVLFYLSIFPQFVTTDAIVSDSLMLGGIQAIVVSTWFLVVILMADTFKRLLVQKRTSQMMNMVCGVLFVGFSIQLALFQL; this comes from the coding sequence ATGAGTTGGGATAGTATCTGGCTGTTCATTGTCATCGTGTTTTTTATTGCCATTATTCCTGGCCCTAACGCATTGTTAGTATTAAGCACAGCGTTGACTCAAAGGAAGCTGTTCGCGTTTGTTAATGTGTTAGGCGTGTCTTGTGGTTTCTTTTTTCACGCTTTTATCTCAGCTAATGGCATAAGCCTGTTGTTGTCAAAAACACCAATGGCGTTTGAAGGGCTGAAGTGGGCTGGGGTTTTGTATCTCATCTGGCTTGGTTACAACCATTTTCGGGCGGCATTGCGTGCGCAAGAGGGTGTGCTTTCTGTGGTGAGTGCATCTGGGAGTAAGCTTTATCATCAGTTCTTAAAGGGGCTATTGACCAATCTACTTAACCCTAAAATTGTGCTGTTTTATCTCTCGATATTCCCTCAGTTCGTTACCACAGATGCGATTGTATCAGACAGCCTAATGCTTGGTGGGATTCAAGCGATAGTGGTGTCGACGTGGTTCTTGGTCGTTATCTTAATGGCGGATACGTTTAAGCGCTTGTTGGTTCAAAAGCGTACCTCGCAAATGATGAACATGGTTTGTGGTGTGCTATTTGTGGGTTTCAGTATTCAGTTAGCCTTATTTCAGCTCTAG
- a CDS encoding M14 family metallopeptidase produces MKIFSNFESGNIHVVSADSPQNIQLTIPADNQTEISQWFHFRLESDAQQAHHFEIGQLATSAYPEGWKDYDVVASYDREEWFRIPSQFDGDTLSFDIIPEHDSMYFAYFAPYSYDRHQDLLHSAQTHPACKLETLGHTLDNNDITLLTIGEPSEEKKNIWVIGRQHPGETMAEWLIEGLLQRLLDETDTVGRSLLDSVVFRVVPNMNPDGSIRGHLRTNAIGVNLNREWQSPSMERSPEVFLVRERMLETGVDLCLDIHGDEAIPYNFVAGSEGTPSYNERIAKLENHFKQALLTITPEFQDEFGYDKDEPGKANMTVGTNWIGEQFKCLAYTVEMPFKDHISHADELYGWSPERSVAFGHDMLAAVWATVDEL; encoded by the coding sequence ATGAAAATTTTCAGCAATTTCGAAAGCGGCAATATTCACGTCGTTTCAGCAGATTCACCACAAAACATTCAACTGACTATCCCAGCAGACAACCAGACTGAAATCTCTCAGTGGTTCCACTTCCGTTTAGAAAGCGATGCTCAACAAGCACACCACTTTGAAATCGGTCAACTGGCAACGTCTGCATACCCTGAAGGCTGGAAAGATTACGATGTGGTTGCATCGTACGACCGCGAAGAATGGTTCCGTATTCCATCTCAGTTCGATGGCGACACGCTAAGCTTCGATATCATTCCAGAGCACGATTCAATGTACTTCGCGTACTTCGCACCGTACTCATACGATCGTCACCAAGATCTTCTGCACAGCGCGCAAACGCACCCAGCTTGTAAGCTTGAAACTCTAGGTCACACACTAGACAACAATGACATCACTTTGCTAACCATTGGTGAGCCAAGTGAAGAGAAGAAAAACATTTGGGTTATTGGTCGCCAACACCCTGGCGAGACTATGGCTGAATGGTTAATCGAAGGTCTACTTCAACGTCTACTTGATGAAACAGATACAGTGGGTCGTTCTCTGCTAGACAGCGTTGTTTTCCGCGTGGTTCCTAACATGAACCCAGATGGCAGCATCCGCGGTCACCTTCGTACTAATGCGATTGGCGTTAACCTGAACCGTGAATGGCAATCGCCTTCTATGGAGCGTAGCCCAGAAGTATTCCTTGTTCGTGAGCGCATGCTAGAAACGGGCGTTGACCTGTGTCTAGACATTCACGGCGACGAAGCGATTCCATATAACTTTGTAGCAGGTAGCGAAGGCACGCCTTCATACAACGAGCGTATTGCTAAACTAGAGAATCACTTCAAGCAAGCACTGCTGACTATCACACCAGAGTTCCAAGATGAGTTTGGTTACGATAAAGACGAACCGGGCAAAGCGAATATGACGGTTGGCACAAACTGGATTGGTGAGCAGTTCAAGTGTTTAGCTTACACAGTCGAGATGCCATTTAAAGATCACATCAGCCACGCAGACGAACTTTACGGTTGGTCTCCAGAGCGCAGCGTTGCATTTGGTCACGACATGCTAGCCGCAGTTTGGGCAACAGTAGACGAGCTATAA
- a CDS encoding nitrogenase-stabilizing/protective protein NifW: MNQTEFQQKIASFTSIEQALDYFEIGFDSKFIEQNRIELVKRFNGYLILEKPDDWFSGRRALKNAYCKVQRSKLDRHTRSACRGCTTCQRR, translated from the coding sequence ATGAACCAGACAGAATTCCAGCAAAAAATAGCGAGTTTCACCTCTATCGAACAAGCGCTTGATTACTTTGAAATTGGGTTTGATAGCAAGTTCATCGAGCAAAACAGAATCGAGCTTGTGAAACGCTTTAATGGTTATCTGATTCTTGAGAAACCTGATGATTGGTTTTCTGGACGAAGAGCGCTAAAAAACGCTTATTGCAAGGTGCAACGTAGCAAGTTAGATCGCCACACACGTTCTGCCTGCCGTGGGTGTACCACTTGCCAGCGTCGATAG
- a CDS encoding NapC/NirT family cytochrome c, with product MTIKKRYIALIAAVGIGIGWLTLGGTAAVMHYTSSTEFCVSCHTMETPHKEYQGSVHFSNAKGIRAECADCHIPTDPIDYVITKVRASKDIYHEFISGKIDTPEKYEAHREEMAETVWAQFRENDSATCRSCHDFDAMEEFEQSRDAAKMHAYGKENNQTCIDCHKGVAHFAPEAQLDSKAFDTLIAFTKNTPADAKVVYPVTDIAMGEFGNLNPTAKLEVVKAEGDNRTVTLNAFQMKGAEQVLYFGEGQRAIVATLTDKGQEALTTGEYEADAYGNEWRSVALTGDITSPVVDSLDPIWSYAEELDNVYCSTCHAKIPGEHFTVNAWGPVAKGMGARTDISEQNLELLTKYFQNHAKDVVGH from the coding sequence ATGACAATAAAAAAACGTTATATCGCACTAATAGCGGCGGTTGGTATAGGCATTGGCTGGTTAACTTTAGGGGGAACTGCAGCCGTTATGCACTATACATCGAGCACTGAGTTTTGTGTTTCTTGCCACACAATGGAAACACCCCACAAAGAATACCAAGGTTCAGTTCACTTCAGTAACGCAAAAGGCATTAGAGCTGAGTGTGCCGATTGCCATATCCCAACGGATCCGATTGACTACGTGATCACCAAAGTAAGAGCGTCTAAAGACATCTATCACGAATTCATCTCAGGTAAGATCGACACACCTGAAAAATACGAAGCACACCGTGAAGAGATGGCCGAAACAGTATGGGCTCAATTCCGTGAAAATGATTCAGCGACATGTCGCTCTTGTCACGATTTCGATGCTATGGAAGAGTTTGAGCAATCTCGTGATGCGGCGAAAATGCACGCTTACGGGAAAGAGAACAACCAAACGTGTATCGACTGTCATAAAGGCGTAGCGCACTTTGCCCCAGAAGCTCAGCTAGACAGCAAAGCCTTCGATACCCTGATTGCCTTTACCAAAAATACGCCAGCAGATGCGAAAGTGGTTTACCCAGTCACTGATATCGCAATGGGCGAATTTGGTAACCTAAATCCAACAGCAAAACTAGAAGTGGTTAAAGCTGAAGGCGACAACCGTACTGTGACTCTGAATGCGTTTCAAATGAAAGGCGCAGAGCAAGTGCTTTACTTCGGTGAGGGTCAACGTGCGATCGTTGCGACACTAACAGACAAAGGTCAAGAAGCACTGACTACTGGTGAATACGAAGCCGATGCTTATGGTAACGAATGGCGTTCTGTTGCGTTGACGGGTGACATTACTTCGCCAGTTGTCGATAGCCTAGACCCAATCTGGTCTTACGCAGAAGAGTTGGACAACGTCTACTGTTCGACTTGTCACGCAAAAATTCCTGGTGAGCACTTCACTGTTAACGCTTGGGGACCAGTAGCTAAAGGTATGGGAGCTCGTACAGATATCTCAGAACAAAACCTTGAACTTCTGACTAAGTATTTCCAAAACCACGCGAAAGACGTTGTTGGCCACTAA
- a CDS encoding molybdopterin guanine dinucleotide-containing S/N-oxide reductase translates to MTDITRRGFLKGTGITAGAMAFTSFSPMSVASSNTRGKGVLTAGRMGPMLCEVKDGKLVSTTNAVPQTVFNSLQTTGPDQVHTKARIKYPMVRKSYLDNPLAPKAERGSDEFVRVSWEEAYKLIHEQHMRIRANNTPDAIFAGSYGWRSSGVLHKAQTLLQRYMGMAGGYSGHMGDYSTGAAQVIMPHVVGSIEVYEQQTTHPMVLEHSDVVVLWGLNPMNTLKIAWSSTDCSGLEFFHQLKKSGKTVIAIDPMRSETIEFFGDNAEWIAPHPMTDVAMLMGIAHTLVIKGKHDRTFIEKYTTGYDVFEDYLMGKEDGVVKDAQWASSVCGVPAKQLELLADIFSSNRTMLMAGWGIQRQQFGEQRHWMLVTLAAMLGQIGLPGGGFGFSYHYSNGGNPSRDAGVLPAMSASLGAVAGSDERGWSATGKVINSFPVARIVEALENPGKAYKHNGHDRVFPNIKMIWWAGGGNFTHHQDTNRLIKAWQKPELVVISEIYWTAAAKHADIVLPITTSFERNDLTMTGDYSNQHLVPMKKAVEPQGEARNDFDVFADMAELLAPGGHEVYTEGKTEMEWLYQFYKAAQQGGRAARVAMPNFSKFWEDNQLIEMKWNEKNAQFVRYADFRENPIMNPLGTPSGKIEIFSKTIEGYKLDDCPPHPTWMEPTEYIGNAKDGELQLMTAHAAHRLHSQFNYAKIREEYAIADREPISIHPEDAKARGIKTGDLVRAHNGRGQVLVGALVTDGIKQGSVCIHEGGWPDLDKDTGLCKNGGCNVLTLDIPTSRLANGCAANSALVKIEKYTGPVLELTAFDPPKNG, encoded by the coding sequence ATGACAGATATTACACGTCGCGGATTTTTAAAAGGCACAGGTATCACTGCTGGTGCGATGGCGTTTACATCGTTCTCTCCAATGTCAGTAGCTTCGTCAAACACGCGTGGAAAAGGGGTTCTAACGGCAGGTCGTATGGGACCAATGCTGTGTGAAGTGAAAGATGGCAAGTTAGTGTCGACCACGAATGCGGTACCTCAAACCGTTTTTAACAGCCTTCAAACCACAGGCCCAGATCAAGTACACACCAAAGCGCGTATTAAATACCCTATGGTACGCAAGAGCTACTTAGATAACCCGTTAGCGCCTAAAGCAGAGCGCGGTAGCGATGAGTTTGTTCGCGTATCTTGGGAGGAAGCTTACAAACTAATACACGAACAACATATGCGTATTCGTGCAAATAACACCCCAGATGCAATTTTCGCAGGTTCATACGGCTGGCGTTCAAGTGGTGTGCTTCATAAGGCACAGACTTTACTTCAGCGTTACATGGGCATGGCTGGTGGTTACTCTGGTCACATGGGCGATTACTCAACAGGTGCTGCGCAAGTTATCATGCCGCACGTTGTGGGCTCGATTGAAGTATACGAGCAACAAACAACGCACCCAATGGTGCTAGAACACAGTGATGTGGTGGTACTTTGGGGCCTAAACCCAATGAACACTTTGAAGATCGCTTGGAGTTCTACAGACTGCTCGGGCTTAGAGTTCTTCCATCAGTTGAAGAAGTCGGGCAAAACGGTTATCGCAATCGACCCAATGCGTTCTGAAACTATCGAGTTCTTTGGCGACAACGCTGAGTGGATTGCTCCACACCCAATGACCGATGTTGCGATGTTGATGGGTATTGCTCATACGTTAGTTATAAAAGGTAAACACGACCGAACATTCATCGAAAAATACACGACTGGCTATGATGTTTTCGAAGATTACCTAATGGGTAAAGAAGACGGCGTAGTGAAAGACGCACAGTGGGCGTCAAGCGTGTGTGGTGTGCCAGCTAAACAGCTTGAATTGCTGGCTGATATTTTCAGCAGCAACCGCACAATGTTGATGGCAGGTTGGGGTATTCAACGTCAACAGTTTGGTGAACAACGCCACTGGATGTTAGTAACTCTTGCTGCAATGCTTGGTCAGATTGGTTTGCCAGGTGGTGGCTTCGGCTTCTCTTACCACTACTCTAATGGCGGCAACCCATCTCGCGATGCTGGCGTATTGCCTGCAATGTCCGCGTCTTTAGGTGCTGTAGCAGGTAGTGATGAGCGAGGTTGGTCAGCGACGGGTAAGGTGATTAACTCATTCCCTGTTGCTCGTATTGTAGAAGCCCTAGAAAATCCGGGCAAAGCGTACAAACATAATGGTCATGATCGTGTGTTCCCAAATATCAAAATGATTTGGTGGGCGGGCGGTGGTAATTTCACTCACCACCAAGACACCAACCGCTTGATTAAAGCGTGGCAGAAACCGGAATTGGTTGTTATTTCTGAAATCTACTGGACCGCAGCTGCGAAGCATGCAGATATTGTTTTGCCTATTACAACATCGTTTGAACGTAATGACCTGACGATGACTGGCGACTACAGTAACCAGCACCTAGTACCAATGAAGAAAGCGGTTGAGCCACAAGGTGAAGCGCGTAATGACTTCGATGTATTTGCAGATATGGCAGAGCTGTTAGCTCCAGGTGGTCATGAAGTATATACCGAAGGCAAAACTGAAATGGAATGGTTGTACCAATTCTACAAAGCTGCTCAACAAGGTGGCCGCGCTGCACGCGTTGCTATGCCGAACTTCAGCAAGTTTTGGGAAGACAATCAACTGATCGAAATGAAGTGGAACGAGAAGAACGCACAGTTTGTTCGTTACGCTGACTTCCGAGAGAATCCAATCATGAATCCACTAGGCACACCAAGTGGTAAGATTGAAATATTCTCGAAAACGATTGAAGGTTACAAGCTTGATGATTGTCCTCCACATCCAACTTGGATGGAGCCAACAGAGTACATCGGCAATGCTAAAGATGGCGAACTGCAATTGATGACAGCGCATGCGGCGCACCGTCTACACAGTCAGTTCAACTACGCGAAGATTCGTGAAGAGTATGCGATTGCAGACCGCGAGCCGATTTCAATCCACCCTGAAGACGCAAAAGCGCGTGGCATTAAAACGGGTGACTTGGTTCGCGCACACAATGGTCGTGGTCAAGTATTGGTTGGTGCACTAGTGACAGATGGCATCAAACAAGGCTCTGTATGTATCCATGAAGGCGGTTGGCCAGATTTAGATAAAGATACAGGCCTATGTAAAAACGGTGGCTGTAACGTACTTACGTTGGATATTCCGACCTCTCGTTTGGCGAATGGTTGTGCAGCGAACTCTGCGCTTGTGAAAATTGAAAAATACACAGGCCCAGTATTAGAACTGACGGCATTTGATCCACCTAAAAATGGCTAA
- a CDS encoding TIGR02450 family Trp-rich protein, with protein sequence MNRINPKKLFRSKWTAVSPVKKEKHFMVTEVEFDEGEVVRCMIEAVMTKREEDINWRELTDNQNWLPGWK encoded by the coding sequence ATGAATCGGATCAACCCAAAGAAGTTATTTCGTAGCAAATGGACAGCCGTTAGCCCTGTGAAGAAAGAAAAGCACTTTATGGTCACAGAAGTTGAATTTGATGAAGGGGAGGTCGTGCGCTGCATGATAGAGGCGGTCATGACCAAACGAGAAGAAGACATCAATTGGCGAGAGCTTACAGATAATCAAAATTGGCTCCCGGGTTGGAAGTAA
- a CDS encoding HAD family hydrolase: MIKMLVCDFDGTLDGGSSHGVNQLFDYLTEQPDIRFIIATGRTLPSIRVGLASDNYPKPHSIISDVGTRIHHVHSQKPDHVWHNQLEASWNKSKVETALAPLDFMGERFENHQGDYKITFEGKLSEPQHELIESSLESHGLDVHLTYSHDWYLDITPKGVNKATAIHHLLKQHDLSVEEVCVAGDSANDTSMLTIDGVNSILVANHYPEVAHLSDRDNVYTSTATHAEGVLEGLKYWQKRASNIR; this comes from the coding sequence ATGATAAAAATGCTGGTGTGTGACTTTGACGGAACGCTGGATGGAGGATCTTCTCATGGCGTTAATCAGTTATTTGACTACCTAACCGAGCAACCTGATATCCGTTTTATCATTGCGACAGGAAGAACTCTGCCGTCAATTCGAGTTGGGTTGGCGTCTGATAACTACCCTAAACCACACAGCATTATCAGCGATGTTGGCACTAGAATTCATCACGTTCACTCCCAAAAACCCGATCATGTTTGGCACAACCAGTTAGAAGCGTCTTGGAACAAATCCAAGGTCGAGACAGCACTCGCACCACTCGACTTTATGGGCGAACGCTTTGAAAACCATCAAGGTGATTACAAGATTACTTTTGAAGGGAAGCTGTCTGAACCTCAACATGAGTTGATCGAATCAAGCTTGGAGTCGCACGGATTGGATGTACACCTCACCTACTCCCACGATTGGTATTTAGACATCACACCAAAGGGCGTCAATAAGGCTACCGCGATTCATCATCTACTCAAGCAGCATGATTTGAGCGTAGAAGAGGTGTGTGTGGCTGGCGACTCTGCAAACGACACATCCATGTTAACGATAGATGGTGTAAATTCGATATTAGTCGCTAACCATTACCCAGAGGTGGCTCACCTGTCCGACAGAGACAATGTGTACACTAGCACAGCAACACACGCTGAGGGTGTGTTAGAGGGGCTCAAATACTGGCAAAAGCGCGCGTCGAATATCCGATAA
- the proV gene encoding glycine betaine/L-proline ABC transporter ATP-binding protein ProV — MDPILEVKGLYKVFGEDTDRAFTMINQGADKDKVFEETGLTIGVNDVSLSIQEGEIFVIMGLSGSGKSTLVRLLNRLIEPTKGNVLLRGKDIAHISEDELREVRRNNISMVFQNFALMPHMTVIENAAFGLELAGVDVDKRKESALAALERVGLGAYSESYPDELSGGMKQRVGLARALACDPDILLMDEAFSALDPLIRNEMQDELIRLQNDDKRTIVFISHDLDEAMRIGDRIAIMQNGEVVQVGTPDEILNSPANDYVEAFFRGVNVASVLTVKDIARKKPAAVFKKSEHDGPASALQILMDNDREYGIVVEKSSHYSGIVSIDSLRKAHKENKSLVSAQLSDGLTLNPDLPINDVLGLVGGVPYSVPVVDEQGNYFGVVTKSRLLQTLDKG; from the coding sequence ATGGATCCCATACTGGAAGTTAAGGGACTGTACAAGGTGTTTGGTGAAGACACCGACCGTGCTTTTACGATGATTAATCAAGGTGCGGACAAAGACAAAGTTTTCGAAGAAACAGGTCTAACGATCGGCGTTAACGATGTTTCTCTTAGTATTCAAGAAGGCGAGATTTTCGTAATAATGGGACTGTCAGGATCTGGCAAATCAACCCTAGTACGCCTTCTTAACCGCTTGATTGAACCTACCAAAGGCAATGTGCTTCTACGAGGCAAAGATATTGCCCACATCTCAGAAGATGAACTCCGCGAAGTCCGCCGCAACAACATCTCAATGGTTTTCCAAAATTTCGCATTGATGCCTCACATGACTGTGATCGAAAACGCAGCGTTTGGCCTTGAGCTTGCGGGTGTTGATGTAGATAAACGAAAAGAGTCAGCACTGGCCGCGTTAGAACGAGTTGGCCTTGGCGCGTATTCGGAGTCTTACCCAGATGAACTGTCTGGTGGTATGAAGCAGCGTGTTGGTTTGGCTCGCGCCTTAGCATGTGACCCAGACATTCTGTTAATGGACGAAGCGTTCTCTGCACTCGATCCATTGATTCGTAACGAAATGCAAGACGAGTTAATCCGACTTCAAAATGACGATAAACGAACGATTGTTTTCATCTCGCATGATTTGGATGAAGCGATGCGTATCGGTGACCGAATCGCGATTATGCAAAATGGCGAAGTGGTTCAAGTGGGTACTCCTGACGAGATCTTAAACAGCCCAGCGAACGACTACGTTGAAGCCTTCTTCCGTGGTGTGAATGTCGCAAGTGTTCTTACCGTGAAAGACATCGCACGCAAGAAACCTGCAGCGGTATTTAAGAAATCTGAACACGATGGTCCAGCCTCGGCTCTGCAAATCTTGATGGATAACGATCGTGAATACGGCATCGTTGTTGAGAAGAGCAGTCACTACTCAGGCATTGTTTCCATCGATTCCCTTCGCAAAGCCCACAAAGAGAACAAATCATTAGTTAGCGCTCAGCTAAGTGATGGCTTAACTCTCAATCCAGATTTACCAATCAATGATGTGCTTGGCCTTGTTGGCGGTGTGCCTTATTCCGTTCCTGTTGTGGACGAGCAAGGTAATTACTTTGGCGTTGTGACTAAGTCACGATTGCTACAAACATTAGATAAGGGATAG
- the proW gene encoding glycine betaine/L-proline ABC transporter permease ProW, which yields MSSEQTNNDPWSQAAPSTQPASDPWGQTTETAPSADWLSSETVEVTPFDPLNPFAEAVLPVDTWVESGLNWLVEHGRPLFQAIRVPIDFILSSFETALVSTPAPFMLIILFLVAWQFSNLKLGVATAVSLTFIGLIGAWSEAMTTLSLVMTSVFFCLLIGLPMGIWLARSNTAAKFVRPILDAMQTTPAFVYLVPIVMLFGIGNVPGVVVTIIFALPPVVRLTILGIQQVPEELIEAGHSFGASKKQMLYRIQLPLALPTIMAGVNQTLMLSLSMVVIASMIAVGGLGQMVLRGIGRLDMGLAAVGGLGIVILAILLDRITQVLGVNAGNTKLRWYRMGPVSLVLNALNRGNKSELQLRKNTNE from the coding sequence ATGTCGTCGGAACAAACAAATAATGACCCATGGTCGCAAGCAGCTCCCTCTACTCAGCCAGCAAGTGATCCTTGGGGCCAAACAACGGAAACTGCACCATCTGCGGATTGGTTAAGCAGCGAAACCGTTGAGGTTACGCCTTTTGACCCACTGAACCCTTTCGCTGAAGCCGTACTACCAGTGGATACTTGGGTTGAGTCTGGTCTGAATTGGTTGGTTGAACATGGACGCCCATTGTTTCAGGCGATACGTGTGCCTATCGATTTCATCCTAAGTTCATTTGAAACAGCACTGGTTTCCACGCCTGCACCATTCATGCTGATCATCTTGTTTTTAGTCGCATGGCAGTTTTCAAACCTGAAGCTTGGTGTTGCTACAGCAGTATCCTTGACGTTCATTGGTTTGATTGGCGCTTGGTCTGAAGCCATGACCACGCTTTCGTTGGTGATGACATCGGTCTTCTTCTGCCTGTTGATTGGTTTACCCATGGGGATATGGCTCGCCCGCAGTAACACGGCGGCTAAATTCGTTCGTCCAATTCTGGATGCCATGCAAACCACGCCAGCCTTCGTTTATCTCGTACCCATCGTAATGTTGTTTGGTATCGGTAACGTACCGGGTGTTGTTGTGACCATCATATTCGCACTGCCGCCAGTGGTACGTTTAACCATTTTAGGTATTCAGCAAGTGCCGGAAGAGTTGATTGAAGCCGGTCACTCATTTGGCGCAAGCAAAAAACAGATGCTTTATCGAATTCAATTGCCACTAGCATTGCCAACCATCATGGCGGGCGTAAACCAAACACTGATGTTGTCGCTATCTATGGTGGTTATCGCATCAATGATTGCGGTAGGTGGTCTAGGTCAAATGGTACTGAGAGGTATCGGCCGCTTAGATATGGGGCTGGCCGCAGTCGGTGGTCTAGGCATCGTTATTCTCGCCATCTTATTAGATCGCATTACCCAAGTGTTGGGTGTCAATGCAGGCAATACAAAATTACGCTGGTACCGCATGGGACCTGTTTCCCTTGTACTTAATGCTTTAAATCGCGGTAACAAATCAGAACTTCAATTAAGGAAAAACACCAATGAATAA